One Lucilia cuprina isolate Lc7/37 chromosome 4, ASM2204524v1, whole genome shotgun sequence DNA segment encodes these proteins:
- the LOC111678481 gene encoding uncharacterized protein LOC111678481, translated as MFASTYVHFSLTILLIFILFFTVAIFILPLISAFPKGRDCEVHNCELQDYKPICGTDDKGDTKTFTNYCILKTENCLRNQNYQKTADGECP; from the exons atTTTTCTTTGACAAtcttattaattttcattttattctttaCAGTGGCTATTTTTATCTTACCCCTCATTTCCGCCTTCCCCAAAGGACGTGACTGTGAGGTGCACAATTGTGAACTGCAGGACTATAAACCAATTTGTGGAACAGATGACAAAGGTGACACTAAAACATTTACCAATTATTGTATactaaaaactgaaaattgtCTACGCAATCAAA ATTATCAAAAAACCGCAGACGGCGAATGTCCCTAG